In a single window of the Terriglobia bacterium genome:
- a CDS encoding aspartate kinase, whose translation MKFGGTSVGNADAIRHVGRIVRGVQADWPRVVVVVSAMSKVTDMLLKGAHTAAEGDGETFKALAGELRGRHYDTLNHLAKDLRSPVRWDEVRVWIDSLVEEFETLCHAVYVLGEASARALDAISSLGERMSIHLVASYLREAGIPAEPIEATELIMTDTNFQSANPISELTRSRTQARLFPLLERGVVPVVTGFIGATAQGVVTTLGRGGSDFSAALLGVALDAREVWIWTDVDGVMTADPRIVSAARTLPEITFREISELAYYGAKVLHPKTIRPVIERDIALWVKNTFNPSSAGTRVVSDETAPHGTIRAVTAIRGQTMLTVEGRGMLGVPGVAARTFSAVARTHTSVSLITQASSEQSICFIVPSPAASLVMDALKDEFRRELEQQNIDRIWAMENVVIITVVGAGMRHTPGIAGQIFSSLGKDRINVVAIAQGSSECSVSMIVDTEDAEKAVREIHKLIEMREA comes from the coding sequence ATGAAATTCGGCGGGACCTCAGTCGGTAATGCCGACGCGATACGCCATGTCGGCCGCATCGTTCGCGGCGTGCAGGCCGATTGGCCGCGGGTGGTCGTCGTTGTTTCGGCCATGAGCAAGGTCACCGACATGCTCCTCAAGGGCGCGCACACGGCGGCGGAAGGCGATGGAGAGACGTTTAAGGCACTGGCTGGAGAGTTGCGCGGAAGACATTATGACACACTCAATCACCTGGCGAAGGATCTGAGATCTCCGGTCCGCTGGGACGAGGTTCGCGTGTGGATCGATTCTCTCGTCGAGGAATTCGAAACCCTCTGCCATGCCGTCTATGTCCTGGGAGAGGCCTCCGCCCGGGCGCTCGATGCGATCTCCTCGCTGGGGGAGCGGATGAGCATTCATCTGGTGGCGTCCTATTTGCGGGAGGCGGGGATCCCTGCCGAACCGATCGAAGCGACCGAGCTCATCATGACGGACACGAATTTCCAATCCGCAAACCCGATCTCCGAACTTACGCGATCACGCACTCAGGCCAGGTTGTTCCCGCTCCTTGAAAGAGGCGTTGTCCCCGTGGTGACGGGTTTCATCGGGGCGACGGCGCAAGGTGTCGTCACCACGCTCGGGCGCGGCGGAAGCGATTTCAGCGCGGCGTTGCTGGGGGTGGCGCTCGATGCCCGTGAGGTCTGGATCTGGACGGATGTCGACGGGGTGATGACCGCCGATCCGCGGATCGTTTCAGCCGCGCGAACATTGCCTGAAATCACTTTCCGGGAGATCTCCGAGTTGGCGTACTATGGCGCCAAGGTACTGCACCCCAAGACGATCCGTCCGGTAATCGAACGCGACATCGCCCTGTGGGTGAAAAACACCTTCAACCCCTCGAGCGCCGGCACTCGCGTCGTCTCCGACGAGACGGCGCCGCATGGCACCATCCGGGCGGTGACGGCGATCCGGGGACAGACGATGCTGACCGTCGAAGGGCGCGGCATGCTCGGCGTGCCTGGCGTGGCCGCACGCACTTTCAGTGCCGTCGCCCGCACCCACACCAGTGTTTCCCTCATCACGCAGGCGTCCTCAGAACAAAGCATCTGCTTTATCGTCCCTTCGCCCGCCGCCTCCCTCGTCATGGATGCTCTCAAGGACGAATTTCGCCGCGAGCTGGAGCAGCAGAATATTGACCGGATCTGGGCGATGGAAAACGTGGTCATCATCACGGTGGTCGGGGCGGGGATGCGGCACACCCCGGGCATTGCGGGTCAGATTTTTAGTTCGCTGGGGAAAGATCGGATCAACGTCGTGGCCATTGCGCAAGGATCCTCGGAATGCAGCGTCAGTATGATTGTTGACACTGAGGATGCTGAGAAAGCGGTCCGGGAGATTCACAAGCTGATCGAGATGCGGGAAGCCTGA